A single genomic interval of Lathyrus oleraceus cultivar Zhongwan6 chromosome 7, CAAS_Psat_ZW6_1.0, whole genome shotgun sequence harbors:
- the LOC127107987 gene encoding uncharacterized protein LOC127107987, protein MAKRSDFAQKLLDDLRLRKERITATSSHSNNHLPIDAYAYTKQTYRGSTNTRANEIVGSRCGEMLNRSSRGQKSLKSGGDLSNQIIPYGKAYQNNGGKPRRADLSFTNSILGFLHQIQRGTMDRGSNLERQLAPTNRTLSLVQINEISKGAQKLNHILRACCSTGVNMDTYSLHFAKELLKGAIDLEESLGMLVDLQKNSEFMTTSQAQNKNRITLLEEEEEEDNEEDQRGRMEKMQLARPTFSFDNQMQRAITISNSKEARKIKVSQQKRLSTNTVGAADISNQTADKGRIPNVIAKLMGLDNLPEKKDSGNSNIASSKHSAKGSSSTKLKTKQTDKLIKDQKVAVGSFKNQKASYYSESEVVGVKPLKGFDKASIINGSPRHVEVMTGMKQDLQNNSGMVKGRSTNRNDPVQNLNNMHERRPQVKPAIQVAKEGHTITNKHMQMSNEKKSRDHLVAQKSILSKGGGSEMTPNYSLKQSANNVQKKKHQSPINQPTPFKKSSDDHDLVASNEKVKEVTDRKKSSPKYQELERAKGRQTLKDHKFAASKKIKPEKMEQMLSRRNGQEASDRASGKFNVLNGAERKRFSMFIEHQLLPPTTLHNSGSGKDFQEPANDLQYQVVKPAALNLQDRAVPEAPHEGFKTSEVAYHKSKTNGVREDKMGDKIQDQNISIQQPLTESENRLKWILVMSQLFVNTAEALFRLNIPFGILQGGRQDSQDQSSKLILDCGYEVMKRKGIRQELKVHTCSNISSITSTVNLVRSLDDLVRKLNEDMEKLKLYGRKKSSQVDGEDYLPKMLEHDVYDKCPDIDCMWDFGWNDETFAFIEKYDVIREIEKHILSVLVDEITKDYCMLK, encoded by the exons ATGGCTAAGAGATCAGATTTTGCCCAGAAGCTTCTCGATGATCTGCGCCTAAGGAAAGAACGAATCACTGCTACTTCTTCACATTCTAACAACCATTTACCTATAG ATGCATATGCTTACACCAAGCAAACCTACAGAGGGTCCACAAACACAAGAGCAAATGAAATT GTTGGTTCCAGATGTGGGGAGATGCTGAATAGGTCTAGCAGAGGGCAGAAATCATTAAAGAGTGGAGGAGACTTGTCAAATCAGATTATTCCATACGGGAAAGCCTATCAGAATAATGGAGGGAAACCAAGGAGGGCCGATTTGTCTTTCACCAATTCAATTTTGGGTTTCCTTCACCAAATTCAAAGGGGAACAATGGATAGAGGAAGCAACTTGGAAAGACAACTAGCTCCAACTAACCGCACCCTCTCTCTTGTGCAGATAAATGAGATATCCAAAGGCGCACAAAAACTAAACCACATATTGAGAGCTTGTTGCTCCACTGGCGTTAACATGGATACATATTCATTACATTTTGCAAAGGAACTATTAAAAGGAGCTATTGATTTGGAGGAGTCACTTGGGATGCTAGTAGACCTGCAGAAAAATTCAGAGTTTATGACCACCTCTCAAGCGCAGAACAAAAATCGAATCACGCTATTAGAAGAAGAGGAGGAAGAGGATAATGAAGAGGATCAGAGAGGGAGGATGGAGAAAATGCAACTGGCACGTCCAACTTTCTCATTTGACAACCAGATGCAGAGAGCAATTACCATCAGCAACTCTAAGGAAGCCAGAAAGATAAAAGTTTCTCAGCAGAAGCGATTATCAACTAACACGGTTGGAGCTGCTGATATATCAAACCAGACGGCAGACAAGGGAAGGATTCCAAACGTAATAGCCAAACTAATGGGGCTGGACAACCTTCCTGAGAAAAAAGATTCAGGTAATAGTAATATTGCATCATCCAAGCACTCTGCCAAAGGAAGCAGCAGCACTAAACTGAAGACCAAACAAACGGACAAGTTGATCAAAGACCAAAAAGTGGCGGTTGGATCCTTCAAAAATCAAAAGGCTTCCTATTATTCCGAGTCTGAGGTGGTTGGAGTAAAACCATTGAAGGGCTTTGACAAGGCCAGCATCATCAACGGTTCTCCTCGTCATGTTGAGGTGATGACGGGAATGAAACAGGATCTTCAAAATAACAGTGGCATGGTGAAGGGAAGAAGCACCAATCGCAATGATCCGGTTCAAAATCTAAATAATATGCACGAAAGAAGACCACAAGTTAAACCTGCCATTCAGGTTGCAAAAGAAGGACACACGATTACGAACAAGCACATGCAGATGAGCAATGAAAAAAAGTCTCGGGATCATCTTGTAGCTCAAAAGTCAATACTCTCCAAAGGTGGAGGAAGTGAAATGACACCCAACTATTCATTAAAACAATCCGCCAATAATGTTCAGAAGAAGAAGCATCAGTCACCCATAAACCAACCCACACCTTTCAAGAAATCAAGTGATGATCATGATCTAGTTGCATCTAATGAGAAAGTAAAAGAAGTTACTGATAGGAAGAAGTCTTCCCCAAAATATCAAGAATTAGAACGAGCTAAAGGGAGGCAAACACTCAAGGATCATAAATTTGCAGCCAGCAAGAAAATAAAGCCTGAAAAGATGGAACAAATGTTAAGTAGAAGAAATGGACAAGAAGCTAGTGATAGAGCATCTGGCAAATTCAATGTCTTGAATGGAGCGGAGCGAAAAAGGTTTAGCATGTTCATAGAACATCAACTGCTTCCTCCTACTACCTTACACAATTCTGGCAGTGGTAAAGATTTCCAAGAACCAGCCAATGATTTG CAATACCAAGTTGTGAAACCGGCTGCACTCAATTTGCAAGATCGAGCTGTTCCTGAGGCACCACATGAGGGATTCAAGACTAGTGAAGTTGCATACCATAAAAGTAAAACAAATG GAGTCCGGGAAGACAAAATGGGTGATAAAATACAAGATCAAAATATAAGCATCCAACAACCATTAACAGAAAGTGAAAATCGCCTCAAGTGGATTTTGGTCATGAGTCAATTATTCGTCAATACTGCAGAAGCACTTTTCAGACTAAACATTCCGTTTGGTATTCTTCAAGGTGGTCGTCAAGACAGTCAAGACCAAAGTAGCAAACTGATATTAGATTGTGGCTATGAAGTGATGAAAAGAAAGGGGATTCGGCAAGAACTCAAAGTTCATACTTGTTCAAACATATCATCAATCACAAGTACTGTTAACTTAGTAAGATCCCTAGATGACTTGGTAAGGAAGCTGAATGAAGACATGGAGAAGCTTAAATTGTATGGAAGGAAAAAAAGTAGCCAAGTAGATGGTGAGGACTACCTGCCTAAGATGCTTGAGCATGATGTCTATGATAAATGTCCAGACATAGACTGCATGTGGGATTTTGGTTGGAATGATGAAACATTTGCATTTATCGAAAAATATGATGTTATAAGGGAAATAGAAAAGCATATCCTTAGTGTACTTGTGGATGAGATCACCAAAGATTATTGCATGTTAAAGTGA
- the LOC127107988 gene encoding putative D-cysteine desulfhydrase 1, mitochondrial — translation MYGRLIQGNSIHYLRKQALMASSSSFEFLSLKTYTPPSWASHLDPIPSNLVSLAHLPTPIHRWNLPNLPANTEVWLKRDDLSGMQLSGNKVRKLEFLMADAIAQRADSVITVGGIQSNHCRATAVAAKYLNLDPFLILRTSKLLVDQDPTLTGNLLVERLIGAQLHLISKEEYSQIGSVTLANLLKQKLINQGRNPYVIPVGGSNSLGTWGYIEAIREIEQQLQSGTSNVKFDDIAVACGSGGTIAGLALGSSLSTLKARVHAFSVCDDPDYFHNFVQDLLDGLKAGVNSRDIVHIQNAKGIGYAMNTSEELKFVKEIAEATGVVLDPVYSGKAAYALVKDINENPKKWEGRKILFIHTGGLLGLYDKVDQLGSFVGNWQRMDVNESVPRQDGTGKMF, via the exons ATGTATGGTCGGTTGATCCAGGGCAATAGTATTCATTATCTTAGGAAGCAGGCATTGATGGCATCGTCAAGCAGCTTTGAGTTTCTGAGTCTCAAGACTTACACACCTCCTTCATGGGCATCCCACCTCGACCCGATACCTTCTAATCTCGTCTCTCTTGCACAT CTTCCCACTCCAATTCACAGATGGAATCTTCCCAATCTCCCAGCCAATACGGAAGTCTGGCTGAAGCGCGACGACCTTTCTGGAATGCAATTGAGTGGAAACAAAGTCAGAAAATTGGAGTTCTTGATGGCCGATGCTATTGCCCAACGTGCTGATTCTGTTATTACCGTTGGAGGCATTCAGAGCAACCATTGCCGTGCCACTGCCGTTGCCGCTAAGTATTTGAATCTAGACCCTTTTCTTATTCTCCGCACTTCTAAACTCCTTGTTGACCAAGATCCCACCCTCACCGGCAATCTCCTTGTTGAGCGTTTGATTGGAGCTCAACTTCACCTTATATCCAAAGAAGAATACTCCCAAATCGGAAGTGTC ACTCTTGCCAACCTCCTCAAACAAAAGTTGATCAATCAAGGCAGGAACCCATATGTTATTCCAGTTGGCGGTTCAAACTCTCTCGGAACATG GGGTTACATAGAGGCTATTAGGGAAATTGAGCAGCAGCTTCAAAGTGGAACAAGCAATGTGAAGTTTGATGATATTGCTGTGGCTTGTGGCAG TGGGGGCACAATTGCTGGTTTAGCACTGGGTTCATCATTGAGTACCTTGAAAGCAAGG GTGCATGCATTCTCTGTTTGTGATGACCCAGATTACTTCCACAACTTTGTCCAAGATTTGCTTGATGGGCTCAAAGCCGGGGTTAACTCTAGAGATATTGTCCACATACAAAAT GCCAAGGGTATTGGCTATGCAATGAACACTTCTGAGGAACTTAAATTTGTAAAAGAAATTGCTGAAGCCACAGGGGTTGTTCTTGACCCGGTATACAG TGGCAAGGCTGCTTATGCATTGGTGAAAGATATAAATGAAAATCCAAAGAAATGGGAAGGGAGGAAGATCCTGTTCATACATACGGGAGGGCTGTTAGGATTGTATGACAAGGTCGATCAGCTGGGTTCTTTTGTAGGGAATTGGCAGAGAATGGATGTTAATGAATCTGTTCCTAGGCAGGATGGAACTGGAAAGATGTTCTAG